Proteins from one Monodelphis domestica isolate mMonDom1 chromosome 6, mMonDom1.pri, whole genome shotgun sequence genomic window:
- the LOC100028667 gene encoding olfactory receptor 14I1-like yields the protein MNYSTQAFMGNFSIIMEFFLMEYSSIRELQVLHAMLFLLIYIAAVIGNFLTIAAIVTDAHLHSPMYFFLSNLSLLDISYISVTLPKFIVSSLTHNQTISLHGCAVQIFFFSFLAATEIALLVAMSYDRFVAICQPLHYGVIMTPARCIWVATSSWLTGCVYSALHTGNMFRLPFSGSNVIHQFFCDIPHILKVSCSEVRNTEYVLLATSSTIVLFCFGFLIISYTYIFSTVLKMPAVEGRYKALSTCSPQLIIFFLFVLTGMVTVLGPLSDASPIQNLLISMTYTILPPFMNPIIYSLRNTKIKTALCRIIKIVFVPRRKCHVLRILKCKIIHH from the coding sequence ATGAATTATAGTACACAAGCATTCATGGGAAATTTCTCCATCATCATGGAATTCTTCCTCATGGAATATTCCAGCATCAGGGAGCTACAAGTCTTACATGCTATGCTATTCCTGCTGATTTATATAGCAGCTGTGATAGGTAATTTTCTCACTATCGCTGCCATTGTCACTGATGCACACCTTCACTCTccaatgtatttttttctgagtAACTTATCCTTGTTGGATATCAGCTACATCTCAGTCACTCTTCCCAAATTCATTGTGTCTTCTCTGACACATAATCAAACCATTTCTTTGCATGGCTGTGCTGTTCAGATATTTTTCTTTAGCTTCCTTGCAGCAACAGAGATTGCTTTGCTTGTAGCCATGTCCTATGATCGCTTTGTGGCAATCTGTCAGCCCCTGCACTATGGGGTAATCATGACACCAGCCCGATGCATTTGGGTGGCAACCAGTTCATGGCTCACTGGGTGTGTCTATTCAGCTCTACATACAGGGAACATGTTCCGCTTACCTTTCTCAGGATCCAATGTGATCCATCAGTTTTTTTGTGATATCCCTCATATCTTGAAGGTTTCATGCTCTGAGGTTCGTAATACTGAGTATGTTCTCCTTGCTACTAGTTCAACTATAGTATTATTCTGCTTTGGTTTTTTAATTATATCCTATACTTACATCTTCTCTACTGTACTTAAAATGCCAGCTGTGGAAGGACGCTACAAAGCTTTGTCTACCTGTTCTCCTCAGTTGATTATCTTCTTCTTATTTGTCCTTACTGGCATGGTCACAGTTCTAGGTCCCTTATCAGATGCATCCCCAATCCAGAATCTTCTGATTTCTATGACTTATACAATATTGCCTCCATTCATGAACCCCATAATCTATAGTCTgagaaacacaaaaatcaagactGCACTGTGCAGGATTATCAAAATAGTGTTTGTCCCCAGAAGGAAGTGTCATgttttgagaattttaaaatgtaagataATACATCATTAG